A single Dreissena polymorpha isolate Duluth1 chromosome 14, UMN_Dpol_1.0, whole genome shotgun sequence DNA region contains:
- the LOC127856838 gene encoding uncharacterized protein LOC127856838, whose protein sequence is MDVRVFKMALVYFSLGGNLYQNCPGKYDFILDNVVEYLRPVMIKLNNNVGQYVRLQLYFDAKWIMISEVQFISEPATGNFTEEVPPVTLKPPMVPPKPEDKNYEHELNIGKEGKGQYTGNVEPEKASKQQTPGSDIIGIIIGSLAGLIAILIAVVIFIVCRHQRRKKNNNRRMKTAITDTHNQTAVNLSDLQGTHTNGKVLKGHRYNGVPLTELESDRDCWSSESESYLRYPGPVITELIRTFPFLTLYHLDTYFYTFVAP, encoded by the exons ATGGACGTTCGTGTTTTCAAGATGGCGCTGGTCTACTTCAGCCTTGGCGGGAATCTCTACCAGAACTGTCCGGGCAAGTATGACTTTATTCTGGACAACGTAGTGGAGTATTTGAGACCCGTGATGATCAAACTGAACAACAACGTGGGTCAGTACGTCCGTCTGCAGTTGTACTTTGATGCCAAGTGGATCATGATCAGTGAGGTGCAGTTCATATCAG AACCTGCGACAGGCAACTTCACAGAGGAGGTTCCCCCTGTGACTTTGAAACCCCCAATGGTTCCTCCTAAACCTGAGGACAAGAACTATGAACATGAGCTGAACATTGGCAAGGAGGGCAAGG GTCAGTACACAGGCAATGTGGAGCCAGAGAAAGCTTCCAAGCAGCAAACACCAGGAAGTGACATCATCGGTATCATCATCGGTTCCCTGGCTGGGCTTATTGCGATTCTCATCGCCGTAGTTATCTTCATTGTGTGCCGACACCAGCGGCGGAAGAAAAACAACAACCGTCGCATGAAGACTGCAATCACGGATACACACAACCAGACTGCGGTGAATCTTTCTGACCTGCAGGGGACACACACCAATGGCAAGGTGCTCAAAGGCCACAGGTACAATGGAGTACCCCTCACTGAACTTGAGTCTGACAGGGACTGCTGGAGCAGTGAGTCTGAGTCTTATCTTAGATACCCTGGGCCAGTAATCACAGAGCTCATCAGGACATTCCccttcttaaccctttaccacttagatacgtatttttacacatttgtagccccttaa